One genomic region from Frateuria soli encodes:
- a CDS encoding NAD(P)H-hydrate dehydratase — MNAPHCHALYSVAQVRAMDRRAIEELGIPGYELMRRAAAAAFASLRRHWPQVQRIAVYCGPGNNGGDGYLLALLAHEAGLAVEAHALAEPTGKGDAASARAACERAGVPVHRWEETSSLPEADVHVDALYGTGLDRPPQPVAAALIERLNRSGKPTLALDVPSGLNADTGHCPGVAIRASLTVSFIASKRGLHTGQANAHTGRIELATLGLPESVWQEAPDARLLEAATLPPRPRDAHKGRNGHVLAVGGDHGTAGAIRLCGEAALRGGAGLVSVATRAEHLFALNAARPELMAHEVGGPQALAPLLERATVLAVGPGLGQGAWGHALWLTALDSPLPLVLDADGLNLLAAEPRRFDRARQVVLTPHPGEAARLLGCAVADIERDRFAAARSLARRFDAVAVLKGAGSLIADPHGRLDVCPWGNPGMASGGMGDLLTGVIAALLAQGCSARDAACLGVGLHARAGDHAARKGERGLIASDLLSPLRRLLNGLDA; from the coding sequence CGTTCGCGAGCCTGCGCCGGCATTGGCCACAGGTGCAGCGGATCGCGGTCTACTGCGGGCCCGGCAACAACGGCGGCGACGGTTACCTGCTCGCGCTGCTGGCACACGAGGCCGGACTGGCCGTGGAAGCGCATGCCCTGGCGGAGCCCACGGGCAAAGGTGATGCCGCCAGTGCCCGGGCCGCCTGCGAGCGGGCGGGCGTGCCGGTGCATCGCTGGGAGGAGACCTCCTCCTTGCCGGAAGCGGACGTGCACGTCGACGCGCTCTACGGCACGGGGCTGGACCGCCCGCCGCAGCCGGTCGCGGCTGCGCTGATCGAACGGCTCAATCGCAGCGGCAAGCCGACGCTGGCACTGGACGTGCCCTCGGGCCTCAACGCCGATACCGGGCACTGCCCGGGCGTGGCCATCCGCGCCAGCCTCACGGTCAGCTTCATCGCCTCCAAGCGTGGTCTGCACACCGGCCAGGCGAACGCGCACACCGGGCGCATCGAACTGGCCACGCTGGGCCTGCCTGAAAGCGTGTGGCAGGAGGCACCCGATGCCCGGCTGCTCGAAGCGGCCACGCTGCCGCCGCGTCCACGCGACGCGCACAAGGGGCGCAACGGCCATGTGCTCGCCGTCGGCGGCGACCACGGCACCGCGGGCGCGATCCGCCTGTGCGGCGAGGCCGCCCTGCGCGGTGGCGCGGGCCTGGTCAGCGTGGCGACGCGGGCCGAGCACCTGTTCGCACTCAACGCCGCCCGTCCCGAACTGATGGCGCACGAGGTCGGCGGTCCCCAGGCGCTGGCGCCCTTGCTCGAGCGCGCCACCGTGCTGGCGGTCGGTCCGGGCCTGGGGCAAGGCGCCTGGGGCCATGCGCTGTGGCTGACCGCGCTGGACAGCCCGCTGCCGCTGGTCCTGGATGCCGACGGTCTCAACCTGCTGGCGGCCGAGCCGCGACGTTTCGATCGTGCGCGGCAGGTGGTGCTCACGCCGCACCCGGGCGAGGCCGCGCGGCTGCTCGGATGCGCGGTTGCCGATATCGAGCGCGACCGTTTCGCCGCCGCGCGTTCACTTGCACGCCGGTTCGACGCGGTGGCGGTGCTCAAGGGCGCAGGGTCGCTCATCGCCGATCCGCATGGCCGTCTGGACGTCTGCCCCTGGGGCAACCCCGGCATGGCCTCGGGCGGCATGGGTGACCTGCTGACCGGCGTCATCGCCGCCTTGCTTGCGCAGGGTTGCAGCGCCCGGGATGCCGCATGCCTTGGCGTGGGCCTGCATGCACGCGCGGGCGACCATGCCGCCCGCAAGGGCGAGCGCGGCCTGATCGCCAGCGATCTGCTGTCGCCGCTGCGCCGCCTTCTGAACGGACTGGATGCATGA
- the tsaE gene encoding tRNA (adenosine(37)-N6)-threonylcarbamoyltransferase complex ATPase subunit type 1 TsaE, whose product MSYWTLPDETATTALAQRFAAVVDGGLVIYLHGDLGAGKTSFARALLTALGVGERVKSPTYSLVESYRAGEQTAWHLDLYRIADPGELEWLGLDALGDPAALVLVEWPERGAGALPAPDLVLELEHAGDGRRARAVPRSGRGSALLGRLGES is encoded by the coding sequence ATGAGCTACTGGACCCTCCCCGACGAGACCGCCACCACGGCGCTGGCCCAACGCTTCGCCGCGGTGGTCGACGGCGGCCTGGTGATCTACCTGCACGGCGACCTGGGCGCCGGCAAGACCAGCTTCGCCCGCGCGCTGCTCACCGCGCTGGGCGTTGGCGAACGGGTCAAGAGCCCGACCTACAGCCTGGTCGAGTCCTACCGTGCCGGCGAGCAGACCGCCTGGCACCTTGACCTCTACCGCATCGCCGATCCGGGGGAACTGGAATGGCTTGGGCTGGATGCCCTGGGTGATCCGGCCGCGCTGGTGCTGGTCGAGTGGCCCGAGCGGGGTGCCGGTGCCTTGCCCGCGCCGGACCTGGTGCTCGAACTGGAGCACGCCGGGGACGGGCGGCGTGCGCGTGCGGTCCCGCGCAGCGGGCGTGGCAGCGCCTTGTTGGGACGCCTGGGCGAAAGCTAA
- a CDS encoding N-acetylmuramoyl-L-alanine amidase yields MTRPFARLGVLALVALAAALPLRPAQAADVQGARVWAGPEYTRVVFDLSGPVEYKLLRDGNTVELELAGGDLARGFDAPPAQGLYKGLESRASAGDLHLVAQAAAGAQPKSFLLKPAGGHGYRLVLDLYPGKDTVVVDAADDRAPGVLASIKPTSSVGKGAKQAAALLGGERKVIVAIDAGHGGKDPGSHGPSGTQEKNVTLAVARALADEINKQPGMKAVLTRDGDYFIPLKRRYQIAREQNADMFVSVHADAFTSSDARGSSVWVLSPRGKTSEAARWLADRENRADLIGGVSLDDKDDSLAAVLLDLQQGYAIQASEAIAGNVLKALAKLGPTHRGHVEHANFVVLRSPDVPSILVETAFISNPVEERKLRDPAHQRQLAEAVMGGVRNYFEATPPQGTWFAAQAMRRNGVLASATKPAATVADTRADANVRDLHRVARGESLGSIARQYGVSVNALKSANRMNGDTVQAGAVLAIPAG; encoded by the coding sequence ATGACACGTCCGTTCGCGCGCCTGGGAGTTCTGGCTCTGGTGGCCCTTGCCGCCGCGCTGCCGTTGCGCCCGGCGCAGGCGGCCGACGTGCAGGGCGCGCGCGTCTGGGCGGGCCCCGAGTACACCCGCGTGGTGTTCGACCTGTCCGGCCCGGTGGAATACAAGCTGCTCCGCGACGGAAACACCGTCGAGCTGGAGCTGGCCGGCGGTGACCTGGCGCGCGGCTTCGACGCGCCGCCGGCGCAGGGCCTCTACAAGGGCCTGGAAAGCCGCGCTTCCGCTGGCGACCTGCATCTGGTGGCGCAGGCCGCCGCGGGCGCGCAGCCGAAGAGCTTCCTGCTCAAGCCCGCGGGTGGGCACGGTTATCGCCTGGTGCTGGACCTCTACCCCGGCAAGGACACGGTTGTCGTGGATGCGGCGGACGACCGCGCGCCGGGCGTACTGGCCAGCATCAAGCCCACCTCCAGCGTGGGCAAGGGCGCCAAACAGGCTGCCGCACTGCTCGGCGGCGAGCGCAAGGTGATCGTTGCGATCGATGCCGGCCACGGCGGCAAGGATCCCGGTTCGCACGGGCCCAGCGGCACGCAGGAGAAGAACGTCACCCTCGCGGTGGCGCGCGCGCTGGCCGACGAGATCAACAAGCAGCCCGGCATGAAGGCCGTGCTGACCCGCGACGGCGACTACTTCATCCCGCTCAAGCGCCGCTACCAGATCGCCCGCGAGCAGAACGCGGACATGTTCGTCTCGGTCCACGCCGACGCCTTCACCAGCAGCGACGCCAGGGGCTCCTCGGTATGGGTACTGTCGCCGCGCGGCAAGACGTCCGAGGCCGCGCGCTGGCTGGCCGACCGCGAAAACCGCGCCGACCTGATCGGCGGCGTCTCGCTGGACGACAAGGACGACAGCCTGGCAGCCGTGCTGCTGGACCTGCAGCAGGGCTACGCCATCCAGGCCAGCGAGGCGATCGCCGGCAACGTGCTCAAGGCACTGGCCAAGCTGGGTCCGACCCACCGGGGGCACGTCGAGCACGCCAACTTCGTGGTGCTGCGCTCGCCGGACGTACCCTCGATCCTGGTCGAGACCGCCTTCATCAGCAATCCGGTCGAGGAGCGCAAGCTGCGCGACCCGGCCCATCAGCGCCAGCTGGCCGAGGCGGTGATGGGCGGCGTGCGCAACTACTTCGAGGCGACCCCGCCGCAAGGCACCTGGTTCGCCGCGCAGGCGATGCGCCGCAACGGCGTCCTGGCCTCCGCGACCAAGCCCGCGGCAACGGTGGCGGACACGCGCGCCGATGCGAACGTGCGTGACCTGCACCGGGTCGCGCGCGGCGAGAGCCTGGGCAGCATCGCGCGCCAGTACGGCGTCAGCGTGAACGCGCTCAAGAGCGCCAATCGCATGAATGGCGATACGGTGCAGGCCGGCGCGGTGCTGGCCATCCCGGCCGGCTGA
- the mutL gene encoding DNA mismatch repair endonuclease MutL, with amino-acid sequence MPVIRQLPPDLINQIAAGEVIERPSSVVKELVENSLDAGATRIEVDIEQGGARLIRVRDDGGGIGPDDLPLAVASHATSKIGSFDDLEHVASMGFRGEALASVASVARFALTSRLRDADSAFRLEVDGGRMQPVRPAQHPAGTSVEVRDLFFNVPARRKFLRAERTELAHIDDLLKSLSLARRSVEFRLSNNGKPLRLFRACQDQSAALARVAEVLGEGFPAQSLHIDHAAAGMRLSGWVGLPTASRAQADGQYFYVNGRLVRDRVVAHAVRQAYADVLFHGRHPAFVLYLELDPAGVDVNVHPAKHEVRFREQRLVHDFLFRSLHEALAQTRAGLVVPPPSHEPAAPAAPHAYGGPAGGRPAQFAQSRLSLGLRDEPLAEYATLLGEPPAQTGAAVAAAMPGLDEREAPPLGFAIAQLKSIYILAENAHGMVLVDMHAAHERITYEKLKAGRACSNLRSQMLLVPLNLSVSAKEAAAAEEHADALAGWGLELSRSGPSSVVVRRIPALLEGADVSQLVSDVLAELAQHGSSRRLQELENELLSTMACHGSVRAGRRLTLPEMNALLREMEATERSGQCNHGRPTWVQLSLGELDRLFLRGR; translated from the coding sequence ATGCCCGTCATCCGCCAGCTTCCTCCCGACCTCATCAACCAGATCGCCGCCGGCGAGGTGATCGAGCGCCCGTCCTCGGTGGTCAAGGAGCTGGTCGAAAACAGCCTCGACGCCGGGGCCACCCGCATCGAGGTGGACATCGAGCAGGGCGGTGCGCGGCTGATCCGCGTGCGCGACGACGGCGGCGGCATCGGGCCGGACGACCTGCCGCTGGCGGTGGCCTCGCATGCCACCAGCAAGATCGGCAGTTTCGACGACCTGGAACACGTGGCCAGCATGGGCTTCCGCGGCGAGGCGCTGGCGTCGGTGGCTTCCGTCGCCCGCTTCGCGCTGACCTCGCGGTTGCGCGATGCCGACAGTGCCTTCCGGCTGGAGGTGGACGGCGGGCGCATGCAGCCGGTGCGGCCGGCGCAACATCCGGCCGGCACCAGCGTCGAAGTGCGCGACCTGTTCTTCAACGTGCCGGCGCGGCGGAAATTCCTGCGTGCCGAGCGTACCGAGCTTGCGCACATCGACGACCTGCTCAAGTCGCTGTCGCTGGCGCGCCGCTCGGTGGAATTCCGGCTGAGCAACAACGGCAAGCCGCTGCGCCTGTTCAGGGCCTGCCAGGACCAGTCGGCCGCGCTGGCGCGCGTGGCCGAGGTGCTGGGCGAGGGTTTTCCGGCGCAGAGCCTGCACATCGACCACGCCGCGGCGGGCATGCGACTGTCCGGCTGGGTCGGCCTGCCGACGGCTTCGCGCGCGCAGGCCGACGGCCAGTACTTCTACGTCAACGGGCGGCTGGTGCGTGACCGCGTGGTCGCCCACGCGGTGCGCCAGGCCTATGCGGATGTGCTGTTCCATGGTCGCCACCCGGCGTTCGTGCTGTATCTGGAACTCGATCCGGCCGGCGTGGACGTCAACGTGCATCCGGCCAAGCACGAGGTGCGCTTCCGCGAACAACGGCTGGTGCACGATTTCCTGTTCCGCAGCCTGCACGAGGCGCTGGCCCAGACGCGGGCGGGACTGGTGGTGCCGCCGCCGTCGCACGAACCGGCGGCCCCTGCGGCCCCGCACGCCTATGGCGGTCCGGCGGGCGGACGCCCGGCGCAGTTCGCGCAGAGCCGGCTCAGCCTCGGCCTGCGCGACGAGCCGTTGGCCGAGTACGCCACGCTGCTGGGCGAGCCGCCGGCGCAGACGGGCGCCGCCGTGGCCGCGGCGATGCCCGGGCTCGACGAGCGCGAGGCGCCACCGCTGGGTTTCGCCATCGCCCAGCTCAAGAGCATCTACATCCTGGCCGAGAATGCGCACGGCATGGTGCTGGTGGACATGCATGCCGCGCACGAGCGCATCACCTACGAGAAGCTCAAGGCCGGTCGCGCCTGCAGCAATCTGCGCTCGCAGATGCTGCTGGTGCCGCTCAACCTGTCGGTGAGCGCGAAGGAAGCCGCGGCCGCCGAGGAGCACGCCGATGCGCTGGCCGGCTGGGGCCTGGAACTCTCGCGCAGCGGCCCGTCGAGCGTGGTGGTGCGGCGCATTCCCGCACTGCTGGAAGGGGCCGATGTCAGCCAGCTCGTCAGCGACGTGCTGGCGGAGCTGGCCCAGCACGGCAGTTCGCGCCGCCTGCAGGAGCTGGAGAACGAACTGCTTTCGACCATGGCCTGCCATGGCTCGGTACGTGCGGGACGTCGGCTGACCCTGCCCGAGATGAACGCGCTGCTGCGCGAGATGGAGGCGACCGAGCGCTCGGGCCAGTGCAACCACGGACGGCCGACCTGGGTGCAATTGTCGCTGGGTGAGCTCGACCGCCTGTTCCTGCGCGGCCGCTGA
- a CDS encoding DUF1684 domain-containing protein yields the protein MLRTSLFLAAITLGAAAVHAADTDPYTRQIEQWRVDRVARLTAPDGWLSLVGLEWLHEGANRIGSAADNDIALTVGPAHLGTVTLGADGSLRMALDKDAVATIDGKNVDEATLVDDMHAGAAGPTLVRFGSASFFVIDRDGRKALRVKDPEAPTRAHFAGIDYFPIDRSWRIEADWVPFAPGHKLEIGSVIGTIEAVDVPGKAVFQRDGHTFELMPYQEEPGGELFFVIADRTSGRETYGAARFFYAALPKTGLSQPGKVELDFNKAYNPPCAFTPFATCPLAPPENRLDVAVTAGEKKYRGGH from the coding sequence ATGCTTCGTACCAGCCTGTTTCTCGCCGCCATCACCCTGGGAGCCGCTGCCGTGCACGCCGCCGATACCGATCCGTACACCCGCCAGATCGAGCAGTGGCGCGTCGACCGCGTCGCGCGGCTGACGGCTCCGGATGGCTGGCTGAGCCTGGTCGGGCTGGAATGGCTGCACGAGGGCGCCAACCGCATCGGCAGCGCCGCCGACAACGACATCGCGCTCACCGTCGGTCCCGCGCACCTGGGCACGGTGACGCTCGGCGCGGACGGCAGCCTGCGCATGGCGCTGGACAAGGACGCGGTCGCGACCATCGATGGCAAGAACGTCGACGAGGCGACCCTGGTCGACGACATGCACGCCGGTGCCGCGGGCCCGACGCTCGTGCGTTTCGGCAGCGCGAGCTTCTTCGTGATCGATCGCGACGGGCGCAAGGCGCTGCGCGTGAAGGATCCTGAGGCACCAACCCGCGCGCACTTCGCCGGCATCGACTATTTCCCGATCGATCGGTCCTGGCGCATCGAGGCCGACTGGGTGCCGTTCGCGCCCGGGCACAAGCTGGAAATCGGCTCGGTGATCGGCACCATCGAGGCGGTCGACGTACCGGGCAAGGCGGTGTTCCAGCGCGACGGCCACACGTTCGAGCTGATGCCCTACCAGGAAGAGCCGGGCGGCGAACTGTTCTTCGTGATCGCCGACCGCACCTCGGGCAGGGAGACCTACGGCGCCGCGCGCTTCTTCTACGCCGCGCTGCCCAAGACCGGCCTGTCGCAACCGGGCAAGGTCGAACTGGATTTCAACAAGGCCTATAACCCGCCTTGCGCGTTCACGCCATTCGCCACCTGTCCGCTGGCGCCGCCGGAGAACCGGCTGGATGTTGCCGTGACGGCCGGTGAGAAGAAGTATCGCGGCGGGCACTAG
- a CDS encoding enoyl-CoA hydratase/isomerase family protein: protein MAYRNLEIANRGAVRVITINRPDKLNALNRDTLNELTLAFTQAAQDDAVRAVVLAGAGEKAFVAGADIAEMNGYTPVQAQSFSRTGQRLMSTIERLGKPVVARIQGFALGGGMELAMACHLRVASEKAKFGQPEINLGLIPGFGGTQRLLRLAGRSAALELCLTGAPIGAQRAFELGIVNRVVAPEALDETVDALADQLAAAAPLAAAGILDAILLGGETALDQGLEFETQGFALAFATEDMREGTSAFLEKRKADFKGQ, encoded by the coding sequence ATGGCCTATCGCAATCTGGAAATCGCCAACCGCGGCGCGGTCCGCGTGATCACCATCAACCGCCCCGACAAGCTCAACGCGCTCAACCGCGACACGCTCAACGAGCTGACCCTCGCCTTTACCCAGGCGGCGCAGGACGACGCGGTACGCGCGGTGGTGCTCGCCGGCGCGGGCGAAAAGGCATTCGTGGCCGGCGCCGACATCGCCGAGATGAACGGCTATACGCCGGTTCAGGCGCAGTCGTTCTCGCGCACCGGGCAGCGCCTGATGAGCACGATCGAACGGCTGGGCAAGCCGGTGGTCGCGCGCATCCAGGGCTTCGCGCTGGGCGGCGGCATGGAGCTGGCGATGGCCTGCCACCTGCGCGTGGCCAGCGAAAAGGCGAAGTTCGGCCAGCCGGAAATCAACCTGGGCCTGATCCCCGGCTTCGGCGGCACCCAGCGCCTGCTGCGCCTGGCCGGCCGCAGCGCCGCGCTGGAGCTTTGCCTGACGGGCGCACCGATCGGTGCGCAGCGGGCCTTCGAACTTGGCATCGTCAATCGCGTCGTCGCGCCCGAGGCGCTGGACGAAACCGTCGATGCGCTGGCCGACCAACTGGCTGCGGCCGCGCCGCTGGCGGCCGCGGGCATCCTCGATGCCATTCTGCTGGGTGGCGAGACTGCGCTTGACCAGGGCCTGGAGTTCGAAACGCAGGGCTTCGCACTGGCCTTCGCCACCGAGGACATGCGCGAGGGGACGAGTGCGTTCCTGGAGAAGCGCAAGGCCGATTTCAAGGGGCAGTGA
- a CDS encoding FKBP-type peptidyl-prolyl cis-trans isomerase, which produces MTRLGGLALGMLLLGSVAHAQDRAGAPTSQVKLDKHKLSYAIGYQIGSQFAGGQPDVDLATVQKAIADAYARRHPAVPMQDMHAQLQRLEQQLHANAVAEFKHIAEANARKSAEYMAKNRKRPGVVQLPSGVQYAVIASGEGTERPKVTSTVTVNYRGMLVDGTEFDSSWAHGAPVTFQVDKVIPGWQDVIPRMHVGDRWKVVIPPQLAYGERGQLPRIGPNEALVFEIELLDIAK; this is translated from the coding sequence ATGACACGACTGGGTGGGCTGGCGCTTGGCATGCTGCTGCTGGGAAGCGTCGCACATGCGCAGGACCGCGCCGGCGCGCCGACTTCGCAGGTCAAGCTGGACAAGCACAAGCTGTCCTATGCGATCGGCTACCAGATCGGCAGCCAGTTCGCCGGCGGCCAGCCGGACGTGGACCTTGCCACCGTGCAGAAGGCCATCGCCGATGCCTACGCCAGGCGCCATCCGGCCGTCCCGATGCAGGACATGCACGCCCAGCTCCAGCGCCTGGAGCAGCAGCTGCACGCCAACGCCGTGGCCGAGTTCAAGCACATTGCCGAAGCCAACGCCCGCAAGAGCGCCGAATACATGGCGAAGAACCGCAAGCGCCCGGGCGTGGTGCAGTTGCCTTCCGGCGTCCAGTACGCGGTGATCGCATCGGGCGAGGGTACCGAAAGACCCAAGGTCACCAGCACGGTGACGGTGAACTACCGCGGGATGCTGGTGGACGGTACCGAGTTCGACAGTTCCTGGGCGCACGGCGCGCCGGTCACGTTCCAGGTCGACAAGGTCATTCCCGGCTGGCAGGACGTGATCCCGCGCATGCACGTGGGCGATCGCTGGAAGGTGGTGATTCCGCCGCAGCTGGCCTACGGCGAACGCGGGCAACTGCCGCGTATCGGACCGAACGAAGCGCTGGTGTTCGAGATCGAATTGCTCGATATCGCCAAGTAG
- a CDS encoding sulfurtransferase, with protein MSLHTTLIDAATLAGLPPDEVLIVDCRADPAGAGSADPDKPGREYRQSHIPGAVHASLEHDLSDLGREGQGLGRHPLPLEQAFSAVLGRWGWRPGLQVVAYDAASSALAAARLWWLLRLAGVREVAVLDGGFAAWCDAGLPVESGPVARTPSQVDLRFDPAQAITDHAALHADPAPVLVDARAAVRYRGESEPLDRAAGHVPGALNRPYTDNLDTRGRFKTPAQLREEFAAVLGDTPPPKVVHMCGSGVTACHNLLAMEHAGLHGSRLYAPSWSGWVSDPSRPIATG; from the coding sequence ATGAGCCTGCATACCACGCTGATCGATGCGGCCACGCTGGCCGGACTGCCGCCCGACGAGGTGCTGATCGTGGACTGCCGCGCCGACCCGGCCGGCGCGGGTTCGGCCGACCCCGACAAGCCCGGACGCGAGTATCGCCAGTCCCATATCCCCGGCGCGGTACATGCGAGCCTGGAACACGATCTTTCCGATCTCGGGCGCGAGGGCCAGGGCCTGGGGCGGCACCCGCTGCCGCTGGAACAGGCGTTTTCCGCCGTGCTCGGTCGCTGGGGCTGGCGTCCGGGCCTGCAGGTGGTGGCTTACGATGCCGCCAGCAGTGCGCTCGCGGCCGCCCGCCTCTGGTGGCTGCTGCGCCTGGCCGGCGTGCGCGAAGTCGCGGTACTCGACGGCGGGTTCGCCGCCTGGTGCGATGCCGGCCTGCCGGTCGAAAGCGGGCCGGTCGCGCGCACGCCGAGCCAGGTCGACCTGCGCTTCGACCCGGCCCAGGCGATCACCGACCATGCGGCGCTGCATGCCGATCCGGCACCGGTGCTGGTGGATGCCCGCGCCGCTGTGCGTTATCGCGGCGAGTCCGAGCCGCTGGATCGCGCGGCCGGCCATGTGCCGGGCGCGCTCAATCGTCCCTATACCGACAACCTCGACACCCGCGGGCGGTTCAAGACGCCGGCGCAGCTGCGCGAGGAGTTTGCGGCGGTGCTGGGCGACACGCCGCCGCCGAAGGTCGTGCACATGTGCGGCTCCGGCGTCACTGCCTGCCACAACCTGCTGGCGATGGAGCACGCCGGATTGCACGGCTCGCGCCTATATGCGCCCTCCTGGAGCGGCTGGGTGAGCGATCCGTCGCGGCCGATCGCCACCGGCTGA
- a CDS encoding enoyl-CoA hydratase/isomerase family protein: MLDILPHDGDIAEIRLARPPVNALNMDLIAALRDAVAQAPRDGARGLVISGAQGLFSAGVDVPELLQRDRAGVRAYWRALFELCADLAHLPVPAVAAITGHSPAGGAVLALFCDYRVMAQGPFRIGLNEVQVGLMVPDCIQLALRRVVGTYRAERLLVAGAMLEAEQALACGFVDELTGVDQVVTRAVHWLTELLAFPRHAMLATRELARADLRDAWKDVDALPLDAFMDAYFNAETQATLQGLVARLKAKSA, translated from the coding sequence ATGCTCGACATCCTCCCGCACGACGGCGACATCGCCGAGATCCGCCTGGCCCGGCCGCCGGTCAATGCGTTGAACATGGACCTGATCGCCGCACTGCGCGACGCCGTTGCGCAAGCGCCGCGCGACGGCGCGCGCGGGCTGGTGATCTCGGGTGCGCAGGGCCTGTTCTCGGCCGGCGTGGACGTGCCCGAACTGTTGCAACGCGACCGCGCCGGTGTCCGGGCCTACTGGCGCGCGCTGTTCGAGCTGTGCGCGGACCTCGCCCACCTGCCGGTGCCGGCGGTGGCGGCGATCACCGGCCACAGCCCCGCGGGGGGCGCCGTGCTGGCGCTGTTCTGCGACTACCGCGTGATGGCCCAGGGCCCCTTCCGCATCGGCCTCAACGAAGTGCAGGTGGGCCTGATGGTGCCCGACTGCATCCAGCTCGCGCTGCGCCGCGTGGTCGGCACCTACCGCGCCGAGCGCTTGCTGGTCGCCGGCGCCATGCTCGAGGCCGAGCAGGCGCTGGCCTGCGGCTTCGTGGACGAGCTGACCGGCGTGGATCAGGTGGTCACCCGCGCGGTGCACTGGCTGACCGAGCTGCTGGCGTTTCCCCGCCACGCCATGCTGGCCACGCGCGAACTGGCCCGCGCCGACCTGCGCGATGCCTGGAAGGATGTCGATGCCCTGCCGCTGGACGCCTTCATGGACGCCTACTTCAACGCGGAAACGCAGGCCACGCTGCAGGGGTTGGTCGCACGGCTGAAGGCCAAGAGCGCCTGA
- a CDS encoding DUF4139 domain-containing protein, which translates to MTTLPRSTVLATACATFMAMSTTHAAEAATALTLYRSDSAALFASTGDGSVGDGHAVVREQRTLQLKAGTQDVSVGDLPLYLDPEAIALSFANDRARVISQRLLLGQGNEAALAGLVGREITVLGDNGESLAQGTLLRAGSGLLVKGALGNTLVHDYAAVRSSGDDFPTGSSLRLRVDATRAGTATAVLSYPTGGLGWRAAYVATLQPGGTCRMAFESRASIANRSGRDWRNATVELVAGEPSFAKAGAPRPMMAMARGYKAEAADMPQQSALGDYRLYTLPQPVDLPDGSVSQVPLYTTRTLACERTALYENGNAWTPPEPMLSPDFNIGGGNTIESTLRFTAFDSLPAGYLRVLGNDARGTPQFLGEGRIEDTPKGSDATLTLGTAFDLRAERERTSFKLDKSARTMDEAFRITLTNAGESARVVTVREHPSRWREWTLASSSVKPSKQSPDVLEFRVNVPPGGKATLDYAVHYRWAADQ; encoded by the coding sequence ATGACGACACTCCCCCGTTCCACGGTCCTCGCCACCGCCTGCGCCACCTTCATGGCGATGTCCACGACCCATGCGGCCGAAGCCGCTACCGCGCTGACCCTTTACCGGAGCGATAGCGCCGCGCTGTTCGCCTCCACCGGCGACGGCAGCGTGGGTGATGGCCACGCGGTAGTGCGCGAACAGCGCACATTGCAGCTGAAGGCCGGCACGCAGGACGTCAGCGTGGGCGACCTGCCGCTCTACCTCGATCCCGAGGCCATCGCACTGTCCTTCGCCAATGACCGGGCCAGGGTGATTTCCCAGCGCCTGCTGCTCGGCCAGGGCAACGAGGCGGCACTCGCCGGCCTGGTGGGCCGTGAGATCACCGTGCTCGGCGACAACGGTGAATCGCTGGCGCAAGGCACGCTGCTGCGTGCCGGCAGCGGCCTGCTGGTCAAGGGCGCCCTGGGCAACACGCTGGTGCACGACTACGCCGCGGTACGCAGTTCCGGCGACGACTTTCCCACCGGCTCCAGCCTGCGCCTGCGCGTGGATGCCACACGGGCCGGCACGGCCACCGCCGTGCTCAGCTACCCGACCGGCGGCCTCGGTTGGCGCGCCGCCTATGTCGCCACGCTGCAGCCCGGCGGGACCTGTCGCATGGCGTTCGAATCCCGCGCCAGTATCGCCAACCGCAGCGGCCGCGACTGGCGCAACGCCACCGTGGAACTGGTGGCCGGAGAACCGAGCTTCGCCAAGGCCGGTGCTCCCCGGCCGATGATGGCGATGGCCCGTGGCTACAAGGCCGAAGCCGCCGATATGCCGCAGCAGTCAGCGCTCGGCGACTACCGCCTCTATACCCTGCCGCAGCCGGTCGACTTGCCGGACGGCAGCGTCAGCCAGGTGCCGCTCTACACCACCCGCACGCTGGCCTGCGAGCGCACGGCCCTGTACGAGAACGGCAATGCCTGGACACCGCCGGAGCCGATGCTCTCCCCCGACTTCAACATCGGCGGTGGCAATACCATCGAGAGCACGCTGCGCTTCACCGCCTTCGACAGCCTGCCGGCCGGCTACCTGCGCGTGCTTGGCAACGACGCCCGCGGCACGCCGCAATTCCTGGGCGAAGGCCGCATCGAGGACACGCCCAAGGGCAGTGATGCCACCCTCACCCTGGGCACTGCCTTCGACCTCCGCGCCGAGCGCGAGCGCACGTCCTTCAAGCTGGACAAGTCCGCCCGCACGATGGACGAGGCCTTCCGCATCACGCTCACCAACGCCGGGGAGTCGGCCCGCGTGGTGACCGTGCGCGAGCATCCCAGCCGCTGGCGGGAATGGACCCTGGCGTCCTCGTCGGTCAAGCCGAGCAAGCAGTCGCCGGACGTGCTGGAGTTCCGGGTGAACGTGCCCCCCGGCGGCAAGGCGACGCTGGACTACGCGGTGCACTACCGCTGGGCGGCGGACCAGTAA